The following are encoded together in the Terriglobia bacterium genome:
- a CDS encoding NAD(P)H-dependent oxidoreductase subunit E yields the protein MVVSEQLDSFFTEKMKDYPTRRSFLVPMLLYTQDELGFLSDEAISYIAQKVDLSELEIRNVISYYSMLTTKPRGRYNVQVCRNICCMLRGSDEISAHVKQRLGIPHKGTTADGMFSFEEVECIGACSWAPAMQVNYDFHEKLTPEKVDEVLARYKAASDEAI from the coding sequence ATGGTGGTCTCCGAACAACTCGACTCGTTCTTCACCGAGAAGATGAAGGACTATCCGACCCGCCGCTCTTTCCTCGTCCCGATGTTGCTGTACACGCAAGATGAGCTCGGGTTCTTGTCCGACGAGGCGATCTCATACATTGCGCAAAAGGTTGACCTGAGCGAGCTCGAGATCCGCAACGTGATCAGCTACTACTCGATGCTGACCACCAAGCCGCGCGGCCGGTACAACGTGCAGGTGTGCCGCAATATCTGCTGCATGCTGCGCGGGTCCGACGAGATCAGCGCGCACGTCAAGCAGCGCCTCGGCATTCCTCACAAGGGCACCACGGCGGATGGAATGTTCTCGTTCGAAGAGGTGGAGTGCATCGGCGCTTGCAGTTGGGCGCCGGCCATGCAGGTGAACTACGACTTTCATGAAAAGCTGACGCCGGAGAAGGTGGACGAGGTCCTGGCACGCTACAAGGCTGCAAGTGACGAGGCCATCTGA
- a CDS encoding topoisomerase DNA-binding C4 zinc finger domain-containing protein, which yields MSEFLPEYLNWGLSDIVVVGRDEREESSGFQNEYTTEWVVARKGDGFVRVELHEKKDFSPRGGRKVRKVSEQQISEAEYKSAASGKPAIDTDAEVRKVEQAEHKQQRMEELLEQVNKLAPECPDHGSTMKAKSGKYGPFWGCKRFPKCSYTAGMSPDAMALYQRWYKGEA from the coding sequence ATGTCAGAGTTCCTCCCGGAGTATTTGAACTGGGGCTTATCCGACATCGTTGTCGTTGGCCGCGATGAACGCGAGGAATCCAGCGGATTTCAGAACGAGTACACGACCGAATGGGTTGTCGCTCGCAAGGGCGACGGGTTCGTTCGGGTTGAGCTTCATGAAAAAAAAGATTTTAGTCCTCGTGGTGGACGAAAGGTTCGCAAGGTTTCGGAACAGCAGATTTCCGAGGCTGAGTACAAGAGCGCGGCGTCTGGAAAGCCAGCCATCGACACCGACGCTGAGGTACGAAAAGTCGAGCAAGCAGAACACAAGCAGCAGAGGATGGAAGAGCTCTTGGAGCAGGTCAACAAGTTAGCTCCTGAGTGTCCGGACCACGGCAGCACCATGAAAGCGAAGTCAGGCAAGTACGGTCCCTTCTGGGGCTGCAAGCGGTTTCCGAAATGCAGCTATACGGCGGGAATGAGTCCGGATGCAATGGCACTTTATCAGCGGTGGTACAAGGGCGAAGCTTAA
- the nuoF gene encoding NADH-quinone oxidoreductase subunit NuoF: protein MADLVSHPDEVRVVSRRFGKGAADIDRYIELDGYKALQKALALGADGIINEVKASNLRGRGGAGFPAGLKWSFVPKDSPKPKYVLCNGDESEPGTCKDRLILEHDPHAVIEGVVIAGLSIRAKVGFIYIRGEYRYLVDIMRKAIADAYARGCLGKNIFGSGVDFDVYWHTGAGAYEVGEESALMESLEGKRGVPRIRPPFPAVVGLWGGPTIINNVETLACVPHIIHGGGQRFADLGTPKNGGTRLFCLSGHINKPGVYELPLGYNLRKMIDDVGGGIWKGRKVKAVTPGGSSTPVLTAAEIDVGMDFDQLMKAGSMLGSGGVVVLDDQTCMVKYAQRIMMFYQHESCGWCIPCREGTDWLKKTLNRFHAGGGVKKDIDNIQYLAENMLGRTFCPLGDAAAMPIISIVKKFREEFEAHLEGRPCPYEAASVQQLPVLA, encoded by the coding sequence ATGGCTGACTTGGTATCACATCCCGATGAGGTTCGTGTCGTCTCGCGGCGCTTCGGGAAGGGTGCGGCCGACATTGACCGCTACATCGAGCTCGACGGCTACAAGGCGCTGCAGAAGGCGCTCGCGCTGGGTGCGGACGGGATCATCAACGAGGTCAAGGCGTCGAACCTGCGCGGGCGCGGCGGCGCCGGATTTCCCGCCGGCTTGAAATGGTCGTTCGTGCCCAAGGATTCGCCGAAACCCAAGTACGTCCTCTGCAACGGCGACGAAAGCGAGCCCGGCACCTGCAAGGACCGTCTGATCCTGGAGCACGATCCGCACGCGGTCATCGAAGGCGTGGTGATTGCGGGCCTCTCGATTCGGGCGAAGGTCGGGTTTATCTACATCCGCGGCGAATACCGCTACCTGGTCGACATCATGCGCAAGGCCATAGCCGACGCCTACGCGCGTGGCTGTCTCGGCAAGAACATTTTCGGCAGCGGCGTGGATTTCGACGTCTACTGGCACACCGGCGCCGGCGCGTACGAGGTCGGCGAAGAATCGGCGCTGATGGAATCCTTGGAAGGCAAACGCGGGGTTCCGCGCATCCGCCCGCCGTTCCCGGCGGTGGTGGGACTCTGGGGCGGGCCAACCATCATTAATAATGTCGAGACGCTGGCCTGCGTGCCGCACATCATTCATGGCGGCGGTCAACGATTCGCCGACCTGGGCACGCCCAAGAACGGCGGCACGCGCCTGTTCTGCCTCAGCGGGCACATCAACAAACCCGGCGTGTACGAGCTTCCGCTCGGCTACAACCTGCGCAAGATGATTGACGATGTAGGCGGCGGCATTTGGAAGGGCCGCAAGGTGAAGGCGGTCACGCCCGGCGGATCGTCCACCCCGGTGCTCACGGCCGCCGAGATTGATGTCGGCATGGATTTCGACCAGCTCATGAAGGCCGGTTCCATGCTCGGCTCCGGCGGCGTGGTCGTGCTCGATGACCAGACCTGCATGGTCAAGTACGCGCAGCGCATCATGATGTTCTACCAGCACGAGAGCTGCGGCTGGTGCATCCCGTGCCGCGAGGGGACCGACTGGCTGAAGAAAACCCTGAACCGCTTTCACGCCGGCGGCGGCGTCAAGAAGGACATCGACAACATTCAGTACCTGGCGGAAAACATGCTTGGCCGCACCTTCTGCCCGCTGGGCGACGCGGCGGCCATGCCGATCATTTCCATCGTGAAGAAATTCCGCGAGGAGTTCGAAGCGCATTTGGAAGGAAGGCCGTGTCCGTACGAGGCGGCGAGCGTGCAGCAACTTCCGGTGCTGGCGTAG
- a CDS encoding molybdopterin-dependent oxidoreductase, protein MADVNITVDGKKITAPAGTLLIEACKSAGIEVPSFCYYPGLSLQGACRMCLVRIEKMPKLQTACTTVISEGMTVSSDNDEVRQARKAMLEMVLGNHPLDCPVCDAGGECELQDMTFTYGAAESKLIDIKNHRDEQQWSPVVYFDRPRCIMCYRCVRVCGEGMDVWALGIQNRGSAQVIAPNKQDYLWCEECGMCIDICPVGALTSGAYRYKTRPWEMHHVGTMCAHCGDGCKTTLGVRRADTGMDIVRGDNRDKSGINGDFLCVKGRYAFDFADDPRRLKQPMIRREGKLQPATWEEAIDLIGERFKQIKDADGGQAFGVIGSNRTTNEENYLLQKFARTVLGTNNIDHQRTADFPGFVSALAGQPGSQTRADFVRGGVEDCTASMRDVFSAPAILVIGNNPTDQHPLLAWQIRNNVRLHRARLYVVNAAPIKLRRQAAIFAQISEDNGESAFAHFLAGNEAAPSGLAAGETSAEILAQLRDKLRGEQQLVVAFGSELRAGGIAELVRALPQAKFICLGDYANSRGAADMGLYPDLLPGYVPVANAATKEEWYASAPNQPGLNLRQMFEAASDGRIKALYIVGSNPVARYGIDAFVLSKPFVVVQDMFLTETALPADVVLPAACAYEKSGTFTNTCGDLQMLRKAGEVEGAKSDFEIIVRIAGKIGYDIRQLVPFGRPLRADMGQSRGAQSGEADRHAVWLERHGLEPKMSPFDPLAMLDEIQRLVPGYDVSRLNLVAGNDEHTRIVPASSLPSHPELIVPSEDTLFTSGTLGRYSKTLNAVVENERKLPEDEQDQEVAV, encoded by the coding sequence ATGGCAGACGTAAACATCACGGTTGACGGCAAGAAGATCACGGCCCCGGCGGGGACGCTGCTGATCGAGGCCTGCAAGTCCGCCGGCATCGAGGTCCCCTCGTTCTGTTACTACCCGGGGCTGTCGCTGCAGGGCGCGTGCCGCATGTGCCTGGTGCGGATCGAGAAGATGCCGAAGCTGCAGACCGCGTGTACCACGGTGATCAGCGAGGGCATGACGGTCAGCAGCGACAACGACGAGGTGCGGCAGGCGCGCAAGGCGATGCTGGAGATGGTGCTCGGCAATCACCCGCTGGACTGCCCGGTATGCGATGCCGGCGGTGAGTGCGAGTTGCAGGACATGACGTTCACCTACGGCGCCGCCGAGTCCAAGCTGATTGACATCAAGAACCATCGCGACGAGCAGCAGTGGTCGCCGGTGGTCTACTTTGACCGGCCGCGCTGCATCATGTGCTACCGCTGCGTGCGCGTCTGCGGCGAAGGTATGGACGTGTGGGCGCTGGGCATCCAGAACCGTGGCTCCGCGCAGGTAATCGCCCCCAACAAGCAAGATTACCTGTGGTGCGAAGAGTGCGGTATGTGCATTGACATCTGCCCCGTGGGCGCGCTCACCAGCGGGGCCTACCGCTACAAGACGCGCCCCTGGGAGATGCACCACGTCGGCACCATGTGCGCCCACTGCGGCGACGGCTGCAAGACCACGCTGGGGGTGCGGCGCGCCGACACCGGCATGGACATCGTGCGCGGCGACAACCGCGACAAGAGCGGCATTAACGGCGATTTCCTGTGCGTCAAGGGACGCTACGCCTTCGATTTTGCTGACGACCCGCGCCGCCTCAAGCAACCCATGATCCGCCGCGAGGGCAAGCTCCAGCCCGCAACCTGGGAAGAAGCCATCGACCTGATTGGCGAACGATTCAAGCAGATCAAGGACGCCGACGGCGGCCAGGCATTCGGCGTGATCGGCTCCAATCGCACCACCAACGAAGAAAACTATCTGCTGCAGAAATTCGCGCGCACCGTGCTGGGCACCAACAACATTGACCACCAACGCACCGCCGATTTCCCCGGGTTCGTGAGCGCGCTAGCCGGACAACCGGGGTCCCAGACGCGCGCCGATTTTGTGCGCGGCGGGGTGGAAGATTGCACCGCCAGCATGCGCGACGTCTTCTCGGCGCCGGCCATCCTGGTGATCGGCAACAACCCCACCGACCAGCATCCCCTGCTGGCATGGCAGATTCGCAACAATGTTCGCCTGCACCGCGCGCGCTTGTACGTGGTGAATGCCGCTCCTATCAAGCTGCGCCGCCAGGCGGCGATCTTCGCGCAGATTTCCGAAGACAACGGCGAGAGCGCGTTCGCGCATTTCCTCGCCGGTAACGAGGCCGCGCCTTCGGGCTTGGCCGCCGGCGAGACCTCGGCCGAGATTTTGGCGCAACTGCGCGACAAACTTCGCGGCGAGCAGCAACTGGTGGTGGCCTTCGGCTCGGAATTGCGGGCCGGCGGCATCGCTGAACTGGTGCGCGCGCTGCCCCAGGCGAAGTTCATCTGCCTGGGCGACTACGCCAACTCGCGCGGCGCCGCCGACATGGGCCTGTATCCCGACCTGTTGCCCGGGTACGTGCCGGTCGCGAACGCGGCAACGAAGGAAGAGTGGTACGCGTCGGCGCCGAACCAGCCCGGGCTTAACTTGCGCCAGATGTTCGAAGCCGCCAGCGACGGACGCATCAAGGCGCTGTACATCGTCGGCTCCAACCCGGTGGCGCGTTACGGAATTGACGCCTTCGTCCTGTCCAAGCCGTTCGTGGTGGTGCAGGACATGTTCCTGACCGAGACCGCGTTGCCGGCCGACGTGGTTCTGCCGGCAGCCTGCGCCTACGAAAAATCGGGGACGTTTACCAACACCTGCGGCGATCTGCAGATGTTGCGCAAGGCCGGCGAGGTCGAGGGCGCCAAGTCGGATTTCGAAATCATCGTGCGCATCGCCGGCAAGATTGGCTACGACATCCGGCAGTTGGTGCCGTTCGGGCGCCCGCTGCGCGCCGACATGGGACAATCACGCGGCGCTCAATCCGGCGAGGCCGACCGCCACGCCGTCTGGCTGGAGCGTCACGGGCTGGAGCCGAAAATGAGCCCGTTTGACCCGCTGGCCATGCTCGACGAAATTCAGCGCCTCGTCCCCGGCTACGACGTCTCGCGCCTGAACCTGGTCGCGGGAAACGATGAGCACACCCGCATCGTGCCGGCGAGCAGTCTGCCGAGCCATCCCGAGTTGATCGTGCCCTCCGAGGACACGCTGTTCACCTCGGGAACGCTGGGACGATATTCGAAAACGCTGAATGCGGTGGTCGAAAACGAACGCAAGCTGCCGGAGGATGAACAGGATCAGGAAGTGGCGGTGTAG
- the nuoH gene encoding NADH-quinone oxidoreductase subunit NuoH, translating to MPSGNLSLGTFLLISVIKVAIAMGLLLTVVAYTVWLERKLVGHIQNRWGPSRVGPFGLLQPIADGLKLFFKEDLTPPYVHKTLYLLAPILSLALALTSIAVIPIGGWITLNGARIPLQITDVNVALLIILGITSMGVYGVALAGWSSNSKYSLLGSLRASAQMVSYEVALGLSLVGVLILSGTFSLRSIVEHQSGGFWHWNIFGGGQIVAFFIYLCAAYAETNRIPFDLPEAETELVAGYHTEYSSMKFAMFFMSEYANMVTVACLASVLFLGGWGGPVFGPPLLRALLPVLWFFLRVVFFLFVYIWVRGTLPRFRYDQLMGFSWKVLLPLSVANVVITSLVVALRS from the coding sequence ATGCCATCTGGCAATCTCAGCCTCGGAACGTTTCTCCTGATCTCCGTGATCAAGGTCGCGATCGCGATGGGCCTGCTTTTGACTGTGGTGGCCTACACTGTGTGGCTGGAACGCAAGCTGGTGGGCCACATCCAGAACCGTTGGGGACCCTCGCGCGTGGGCCCGTTCGGGCTGCTGCAACCGATCGCCGACGGCTTAAAGTTGTTCTTTAAGGAAGACCTCACACCTCCTTATGTTCACAAGACGTTATACCTGCTGGCGCCGATCCTTTCGCTGGCCCTGGCACTGACTTCGATTGCGGTCATCCCCATCGGCGGCTGGATCACGCTGAACGGCGCGCGCATTCCGCTGCAGATCACCGACGTCAACGTCGCGCTGCTCATCATCCTCGGCATCACTTCGATGGGGGTGTACGGCGTGGCGCTGGCGGGGTGGTCGTCCAACAGCAAGTACTCCCTGCTGGGTTCGCTGCGTGCCAGCGCGCAGATGGTCAGCTACGAGGTTGCGCTTGGGCTGTCGCTGGTGGGCGTGCTCATCCTCTCCGGGACCTTCAGCCTGCGCAGCATCGTGGAACACCAGTCCGGCGGATTCTGGCACTGGAATATTTTCGGCGGTGGACAGATCGTGGCCTTCTTCATTTACCTGTGCGCCGCGTACGCCGAAACCAATCGCATCCCCTTCGATCTGCCGGAAGCGGAGACCGAACTGGTGGCCGGCTATCACACCGAGTACAGCTCCATGAAGTTCGCCATGTTTTTCATGTCCGAGTACGCCAACATGGTGACGGTCGCCTGCCTGGCGAGCGTGCTGTTCCTTGGGGGTTGGGGCGGGCCGGTCTTCGGTCCACCCCTGTTGCGCGCGCTGCTGCCGGTGTTGTGGTTTTTCCTGCGCGTCGTGTTCTTCCTGTTTGTTTATATCTGGGTGCGCGGAACGTTGCCGCGCTTTCGCTATGACCAGTTGATGGGGTTCAGTTGGAAAGTCCTGCTGCCGCTGTCGGTCGCCAACGTGGTGATCACCAGTCTCGTGGTGGCGTTGCGCTCGTGA
- a CDS encoding NADH-quinone oxidoreductase subunit J: MLHFAIFAFFGAICVAGAINLLAQRHPISSALSLIVVMGSLAVEYMLLGAEFVAVVQVIIYAGAIMVLFVFVIMLLNAGEEERSPGSRIALIFGVPGMLVLMGLIAWVLIRQNPASGSVSAGALPGTPPEIGRLLFRDFLLPFEITSVLILIAIMGAVVLARRER, from the coding sequence ATGCTTCACTTCGCAATCTTCGCGTTTTTCGGCGCCATCTGTGTGGCGGGCGCCATCAACCTGCTGGCGCAGCGGCACCCCATCAGCAGCGCGCTGTCGCTGATCGTGGTAATGGGCTCGCTGGCGGTCGAGTACATGCTGCTGGGCGCCGAGTTCGTCGCCGTGGTGCAGGTGATCATTTACGCGGGCGCGATCATGGTGCTGTTCGTTTTTGTCATCATGCTGCTCAATGCCGGCGAGGAGGAACGCAGCCCCGGAAGCCGCATTGCGCTTATCTTCGGCGTGCCCGGAATGCTGGTGCTGATGGGACTCATCGCATGGGTGCTGATCCGGCAGAACCCGGCATCGGGCTCGGTTTCCGCCGGAGCGCTGCCCGGCACCCCGCCGGAGATCGGCCGCTTGCTCTTCCGCGATTTCCTGTTGCCCTTTGAAATCACCTCGGTGCTCATCCTGATCGCCATCATGGGCGCCGTGGTGCTGGCGAGGAGGGAGCGCTGA
- the nuoK gene encoding NADH-quinone oxidoreductase subunit NuoK produces the protein MVPLAYYLLLSAVLFACGVAGFLIKRNIITIFMCIELMLNGVNLAFVAFAAHWRQLNGQVFVFFVMVVAAAEAAVGLAIIISVFRTRETLNVDRVNLLKL, from the coding sequence ATGGTCCCGCTCGCCTACTACCTGTTGCTCAGCGCGGTGCTGTTCGCCTGCGGCGTCGCCGGCTTTCTGATCAAGCGCAACATCATCACCATTTTCATGTGCATTGAGCTGATGCTGAACGGCGTGAACCTGGCGTTTGTCGCCTTCGCCGCCCACTGGCGCCAGCTCAACGGACAGGTGTTCGTGTTTTTCGTCATGGTGGTCGCGGCCGCGGAAGCCGCCGTCGGACTGGCCATCATCATTTCCGTTTTCCGCACCCGCGAGACGCTGAACGTGGACCGGGTGAATTTGCTGAAATTGTAA